In one window of Kitasatospora sp. MMS16-BH015 DNA:
- a CDS encoding esterase family protein: MTGPEGRTTRSLAGWNPLDWPLTHGVIPALVLVVGFAALAALACSRSPRWWLVRLPLALLLAAGITTLLQFTVDDWWQPWPDGLPHKVTFWVGLGVLGLCLAALRLRRQSWRRRGLTLLAAALVLLMSASQVNRFYDQYPTGRVLLAPWLDKTGKLSTGRASAVVTTPPGKVLAEVWHRPAGLPAKGTVSTTPVPGVKSGFQARDAYVYLPPAYQAEPRPLLPVLVLMAGQPGSPADWINSGSLPEQLDAFAAAHEGLAPIVLVVDQTGSTWGNNLCMDSRIAKGQTYLAEDVPDWITAHLQTATGRTARSIGGLSLGGTCSLQLAVNAPQVYGSFLDISGQEEPTLGSHGETVQAAFGGDEAAFDAVDPLHVMARQRFPDTAAAFVVGAGDGEYKPQAEKVYAAAVKAGMKAKFMTVPGGHDWNTFRAGLGDNLTWLAQQTGLIR, encoded by the coding sequence ATGACCGGGCCCGAAGGCAGGACGACCCGCTCGCTCGCGGGGTGGAACCCGCTGGACTGGCCGCTGACCCACGGGGTGATCCCCGCGCTGGTGCTGGTGGTGGGCTTCGCCGCGCTGGCGGCGCTGGCCTGCTCCCGCTCGCCGCGCTGGTGGCTGGTGCGGCTGCCGCTCGCGCTGCTGCTCGCGGCCGGCATCACCACGCTGCTCCAGTTCACGGTGGACGACTGGTGGCAGCCCTGGCCGGACGGGCTGCCGCACAAGGTGACCTTCTGGGTCGGCCTGGGCGTGCTGGGCCTCTGCCTGGCGGCGCTGCGGCTGCGCCGGCAGTCCTGGCGCCGGCGCGGGCTCACCCTGCTGGCCGCCGCGCTGGTGCTGCTGATGTCCGCCTCGCAGGTCAACCGGTTCTACGACCAGTACCCGACCGGCCGGGTGCTGCTCGCGCCCTGGCTGGACAAGACCGGCAAGCTCAGCACCGGCCGGGCCTCGGCCGTGGTGACCACCCCGCCCGGCAAGGTGCTGGCCGAGGTCTGGCACCGGCCGGCCGGCCTGCCGGCCAAGGGCACCGTCTCCACCACGCCCGTGCCCGGGGTGAAGTCCGGCTTCCAGGCCCGGGACGCCTACGTCTACCTGCCGCCCGCCTACCAGGCCGAGCCCCGGCCGCTGCTGCCCGTGCTGGTGCTGATGGCCGGTCAGCCCGGCTCGCCCGCCGACTGGATCAACTCCGGCTCGCTGCCCGAGCAGCTGGACGCCTTCGCCGCCGCGCACGAGGGGCTGGCCCCGATCGTGCTGGTGGTCGACCAGACCGGCTCCACCTGGGGCAACAACCTCTGCATGGACTCGCGGATCGCCAAGGGGCAGACCTACCTGGCCGAGGACGTACCGGACTGGATCACCGCCCACCTGCAGACCGCCACCGGCCGCACCGCCCGTTCGATCGGCGGGCTCTCGCTGGGCGGCACCTGCTCGCTCCAACTGGCCGTCAACGCGCCCCAGGTCTACGGCTCCTTCCTGGACATCTCCGGCCAGGAGGAGCCCACCCTGGGCAGCCACGGCGAGACGGTGCAGGCCGCCTTCGGCGGGGACGAGGCCGCCTTCGACGCCGTCGACCCGCTGCACGTGATGGCCCGGCAGCGCTTCCCCGACACCGCCGCCGCCTTCGTGGTCGGCGCCGGGGACGGCGAGTACAAGCCGCAGGCCGAGAAGGTCTACGCCGCCGCCGTGAAGGCCGGGATGAAGGCGAAGTTCATGACCGTGCCCGGCGGCCACGACTGGAACACCTTCCGCGCCGGGCTCGGCGACAACCTCACCTGGCTCGCCCAGCAGACGGGACTGATCCGATGA
- a CDS encoding phosphatidylglycerol lysyltransferase domain-containing protein, whose translation MWQSVVDTYRERIYDTGRQPLFLLLCGLIGAFLFIRFSVRMIRRGTSWWPGNVTPGGLHIHHVVFGQALMLVGGVGAFAVRGDGGALRDGLALGFGIGAGLVLDEFALVLHLEDVYWKEQGRKSVDAVILTAALIGLLLLGEVPFGGFEGGLRPGQLAVAALVLALVMVCLVKGKLWTGLLGVMLWPLAAVGAIRLARPRSPWARWRYRSRPKRLARAERREARIHRRLVAVKTSVFDAIAGTPDRSPEPPPEPEVWEPYVPPPLPAWRGRCASAAEWYLRIATLLNLVAGWIAPFRDQVQRANRGEYFTPVLMTAGFTAALFAGLLAVMLRRRKRAAWIVATVVTTGYAGIFLLALIALPEDRAHPFNWISAGLTLGLLAVLLLGRRAFHAKGGRGNIVLGLAVLLLGGAALVLIGALLVRDTYSGYVPDWGEATTYVGLRLVTLSGIVEYVDLDVPGWVDLLINGFGAALLLVTLRVFFRSARAAERLGPEDEERLRALLERHGARDSLGYFGLRRDKSVVWSPSGKAAVLHRVVNGVSLASGDPLGDPEAWPQAIQRWRELAREHGWVPAVTGAGERAGEAYRRVGLRALELGDEAVVETAGFTLEGRSMRTLRQTHNRVRRAGYRAVVRRHRDVPEAEFAELARLADAWRHGRTERGFSMALGRLGDPADGDCLLLECRDEHDRTCALLSFVPWGAHGLSLDLMRRDRESDHGLVEYLVCELLLRASAGQLAVVRVSLNFAMFRYVFEQGARIGAGPVLRLLRSVLRFLSRWWQLESLYRANAKYQPAWEPRFLLYEKSSELPAVAVANAMAEGFLTRPQLRRGSLTRSG comes from the coding sequence CTTCGCCGTCCGGGGCGACGGCGGGGCGCTACGCGACGGCCTGGCGCTCGGCTTCGGGATCGGGGCCGGGCTGGTGCTGGACGAGTTCGCGCTGGTGCTGCACCTGGAGGACGTCTACTGGAAGGAGCAGGGCCGCAAGTCGGTGGACGCGGTGATCCTCACCGCCGCGCTGATCGGCCTGCTGCTGCTCGGCGAGGTGCCGTTCGGTGGGTTCGAGGGCGGGCTGCGGCCCGGTCAGCTCGCGGTGGCGGCCCTGGTGCTGGCGCTGGTGATGGTCTGTCTGGTCAAGGGCAAGCTCTGGACCGGCCTGCTCGGCGTGATGCTCTGGCCGCTGGCCGCCGTCGGCGCGATCCGCCTCGCCCGCCCGCGCAGCCCCTGGGCCCGCTGGCGCTACCGCTCCCGCCCCAAACGGCTGGCCCGGGCCGAGCGGCGCGAGGCCCGGATCCACCGTCGGCTGGTCGCCGTCAAGACCAGCGTCTTCGACGCGATCGCCGGCACCCCCGACCGCTCCCCGGAGCCGCCGCCCGAGCCGGAGGTCTGGGAGCCGTACGTGCCGCCGCCGCTGCCCGCCTGGCGCGGCCGGTGCGCGAGCGCCGCCGAGTGGTACCTGCGGATCGCCACCCTGCTCAACCTGGTCGCGGGCTGGATTGCGCCCTTCCGCGACCAGGTGCAGCGGGCCAACCGGGGCGAGTACTTCACCCCCGTGCTGATGACGGCCGGCTTCACCGCCGCGCTCTTCGCCGGGCTGCTCGCGGTGATGCTGCGCCGCCGCAAGCGGGCCGCCTGGATCGTCGCCACCGTCGTCACCACCGGCTACGCCGGGATCTTCCTGCTCGCCCTGATCGCCCTGCCGGAGGACCGCGCGCACCCCTTCAACTGGATCTCCGCCGGGCTCACCCTGGGCCTGCTGGCCGTGCTGCTGCTCGGCCGCCGGGCCTTCCACGCCAAGGGCGGGCGCGGCAACATCGTGCTCGGCCTGGCCGTGCTGCTGCTCGGCGGGGCCGCGCTGGTGCTGATCGGCGCGCTGCTGGTCCGCGACACCTACAGCGGCTACGTGCCGGACTGGGGCGAGGCGACCACCTACGTGGGCCTGCGGCTGGTCACCCTCTCCGGGATCGTCGAGTACGTGGACCTGGACGTGCCCGGCTGGGTCGACCTGCTGATCAACGGCTTCGGCGCCGCCCTGCTGCTGGTCACCCTGCGGGTCTTCTTCCGCTCCGCCCGGGCCGCCGAACGGCTCGGCCCCGAGGACGAGGAGCGGCTGCGGGCCCTGCTGGAGCGGCACGGCGCCCGGGATTCGCTCGGCTACTTCGGGCTGCGCCGGGACAAGTCGGTGGTCTGGTCGCCCAGCGGCAAGGCCGCCGTGCTGCACCGGGTGGTCAACGGCGTCTCGCTCGCCTCCGGCGACCCGCTGGGCGATCCGGAGGCCTGGCCGCAGGCCATCCAGCGCTGGCGCGAGCTGGCCCGCGAGCACGGCTGGGTGCCGGCCGTCACCGGAGCCGGCGAGCGGGCCGGGGAGGCGTACCGGCGGGTCGGGCTGCGCGCGCTCGAGCTGGGTGACGAGGCCGTGGTGGAGACGGCCGGCTTCACCCTGGAGGGCCGCTCGATGCGCACCCTGCGCCAGACCCACAACCGCGTGCGGCGGGCCGGCTACCGGGCCGTGGTGCGCCGTCACCGGGACGTGCCCGAGGCCGAGTTCGCCGAGCTGGCCCGGCTGGCCGACGCCTGGCGGCACGGCCGCACCGAACGCGGCTTCTCGATGGCGCTCGGCCGGCTCGGCGACCCGGCCGACGGCGACTGCCTGCTGCTGGAGTGCCGGGACGAGCACGACCGCACCTGCGCCCTGCTCAGCTTCGTGCCCTGGGGCGCGCACGGCCTCTCGCTGGACCTGATGCGCCGGGACCGCGAATCCGACCACGGGCTGGTCGAGTACCTGGTCTGCGAGCTGCTGCTGCGGGCGAGCGCCGGGCAGCTGGCGGTGGTGCGGGTCTCGCTGAATTTCGCGATGTTCCGCTACGTCTTCGAGCAGGGCGCCCGGATCGGCGCCGGGCCGGTGCTGCGGCTGCTCCGCTCGGTGCTGCGCTTCCTCTCCCGCTGGTGGCAGCTGGAGTCGCTCTACCGGGCCAACGCCAAGTACCAGCCGGCCTGGGAGCCGCGCTTCCTGCTGTACGAGAAGTCCTCCGAGCTGCCGGCCGTCGCGGTGGCCAACGCGATGGCCGAGGGCTTCCTGACCCGGCCTCAGCTGCGCCGGGGCTCGCTCACCCGGTCGGGGTAG
- a CDS encoding class F sortase, with the protein MREGRSLWPGTIAAGLALVAGAWLLQGGTLPPLPGAEQALGAVGSEVYAPPRPRAVPTRVRIPRLGVDAPVTTLGLDREGRLEAPADTDRNLAGWYREGVTPGQRGTAVLAGHVDTREGPAVFYGLGSLRRGDQLEVAGADRGASWFVVDAVEVYPKKDFPDEKVYGPGRGSQLRLITCGGSYREGEGYDGNVVVFAHLVRGVSA; encoded by the coding sequence GTGCGGGAGGGCAGGAGCCTCTGGCCGGGCACGATCGCGGCCGGGCTGGCGCTGGTGGCCGGAGCCTGGCTGCTCCAGGGCGGCACGCTGCCGCCGCTGCCCGGCGCCGAGCAGGCGCTGGGCGCAGTCGGCTCCGAGGTCTACGCGCCGCCGCGCCCCCGGGCGGTGCCCACCCGGGTCAGGATCCCCCGGCTCGGCGTGGACGCCCCCGTCACCACCCTCGGCCTGGACCGGGAGGGCCGGCTGGAGGCCCCCGCGGACACCGACCGCAACCTGGCCGGCTGGTACCGGGAGGGCGTGACGCCCGGCCAGCGCGGCACCGCCGTGCTGGCCGGCCACGTGGACACCCGGGAGGGCCCGGCCGTCTTCTACGGCCTGGGCAGCCTGCGCCGCGGCGACCAGCTGGAGGTGGCCGGAGCCGACCGGGGCGCCTCCTGGTTCGTGGTGGACGCGGTGGAGGTGTACCCGAAGAAGGACTTCCCGGACGAGAAGGTGTACGGCCCCGGCCGGGGCTCGCAGCTGCGGCTGATCACCTGCGGCGGGAGCTACCGCGAGGGCGAGGGCTACGACGGCAACGTGGTCGTCTTCGCCCACCTGGTCCGGGGGGTGTCGGCATGA